The following is a genomic window from Dethiosulfovibrio salsuginis.
ACGACCTTGACGAGGCGATGAGACTAGGTGACAGGATGGCGGTCATGAAAAACGGCGAGATCGTCCAGTTAGGTCACCCATCGGATATATTGGCGAACCCTGCCGACGAGTACGTATCAAGGTTTGTACAGGACAAAAGGGAGCAGCTCAGAAAGGCCGACGAAAGGGCGATGGCTAGAGCTCAGGAGGTGGTGTCCCATGTTTCCTAGCGTATGGCGTTTTCACGTATCTCCCTACGTCAACGACGGTGTAGACTGGCTTTTAAACCGTTTTGCGACCGGCTTTGACGGGATCTCGGTGTTTATATCCTCCATACTCTCCGCTATTCAGACCGGACTTAACTTTATTCCCTGGTGGTTGTACGTAGTTCTGGTGGGCTTCGCCGTATGGAGGTCCACCGGTAAGAAGGTTTCCGCTATCCTGTTGGCCTCTTTGACCGTATGTATAGGCCTTTTCGGACTTTGGGCTTTGGCCCTCGAGACTCTGTCAATTATCCTGGCCTCGGTGTTGATATCGCTGGTTCTCGGAATCCCTCTGGGAGTCATGATCGCTGAGTATCCACGGTCGGCCTCGTTTATGAAGCCAATTTTAGATGGGATGCAAACTATGCCCAGTTTTGTCTATCTGATACCGGCGATGATGTTCTTCGGTCTCGGTAAGGTGCCTGCGGTATTCGCCACCCTCATATACTCTATGCCCCCTGTGATTAGGCTTACCGCTCTAGGGCTTCAGCAGGTCCCTAAGCCCGCCCAGGAAGCGGCTATTGCCTACGGGGCAACCAGGTGGCAACTTCTCAAAGAGGTTCGAATTCCTCTCGCCATGCCCGGTATTATGGCCGGAATAAACCAGACGACTATGATGGCCCTGGCTATGGTGGTTGTCTGTGCAATGATAGGAGCCAGAGGCTTGGGACAGGAGGTACTTT
Proteins encoded in this region:
- a CDS encoding ABC transporter permease is translated as MFPSVWRFHVSPYVNDGVDWLLNRFATGFDGISVFISSILSAIQTGLNFIPWWLYVVLVGFAVWRSTGKKVSAILLASLTVCIGLFGLWALALETLSIILASVLISLVLGIPLGVMIAEYPRSASFMKPILDGMQTMPSFVYLIPAMMFFGLGKVPAVFATLIYSMPPVIRLTALGLQQVPKPAQEAAIAYGATRWQLLKEVRIPLAMPGIMAGINQTTMMALAMVVVCAMIGARGLGQEVLLSINRIDVGRGFESGMSIVIMAVVIDRITQGLGKKWEPKKR